TTTATAAGCTATACAGTGAGAAGGTACAATTTCTTTCTTAGCTTAATAAAAGAACAATGTTTACATATACCTGTAGTATATCAAGGCATATATTGCCGTATTGATCAACATTTGGATGAAAACACATAGTCTCAAATTTAACTTGTGGCGGCTTAAAGGGATAGTCCATAGGAAACCGAAGAGAAAGCTTGTAGGACAAGCCATCATAGGCAGTTCCCTTGCTTCCATTTATGGTTCCAATCCAGGAGAAGATGTTTTCACCATCAGGGAATGCTGATATTCCAGGATCTCCGCTCAtctggtgatttaaatgattatatCCTTAAATGAAGAATAAATCTAAAAAGGATAATCATACAAGACAGACAGACACACAgacacagagagaaagagagagagagggagagagaatcaGCAATATAAACAGCAACTTCCATTAATTGAATAAAACAAGAAGCAGAAGAAACTTCAAAGATCTTCAACTTAACAGAGCATATATCATTTCACAAAGGACAAATCGTGTTGCTATACTAAGGAAAAAGATAAAGGAAAGTAAGATAAAGAGGACACTATAGGTGGACGAGACAACATAAGATGAACAGCAGGATCGTTTGCAATTTTATTTCCTGTCTTTCACAAAAATTAGTAATTATATCTTATCTTAAATATTACAAAAGGCAGAAGTGAAGGCAGTTTTGGTCAAAACCAGCTTCCTGATTAACAAAATCCGAAATAACATGTCCATGATACAAGCTCAATGTTATCTGTACATTTGGTATAGAATTTAACATTGTAAACAATTCATTTACGATTTTGATAATGGTTCCTGCtaagtactctctctctctctctctctcacacacacacacacaagcacacaGACTCACACACACATCTATAATACAAATGCCTCATTCTCATCTGTACATTTGTTAAGAACTTGAAGattgaaaataatttatttaaaaaaaaattaacagtaGTTTTTCATAGGTattctcactctcactctctctctctcttcctccctggATTGTGTAATAATCTAATGAGATTTTTCTGAAGTATGAAATAAGCTAATAATTGGCCTTTATGGACTTATCagcaaattaaatattttattattatctaATACTGGAAATTCAATGAGACATGGATTGTAAAAATGTAAACAGGAGAGATAATGAGACCATAAacctaaaaaattcaaaaaataattaacagaAGTTTTTCCTTCTCgctcttttgtgtgtgtgtgtgtgtgtgtgtgcatatatatgtgtgtgtgtgtgtgtgtgtgtgtgtgtgtgtgtgtgtgtgtgtagcctGGCCATATAGATGGGCCCTTAAATGATCTAATGTCTAACAAGGTATTTCACTGTGTGTGAGGACCTATGGACTGAGAGACAAGTCTCTGAAAAGCTCCTTTGAAGAGTGCAGTAGGCACCTCTAAGGGTAGGAGAACCTTTGTTAAAGAAGTTATGTTGTAAATTCAAGTCAATTGAGAACAATTCATGCCAGAGGATGATGAATGCATTCTTTCTGTATAAGGAGAGAAACCACCACGGTTTTGCTGAGAGGCGCTCTCAGTTTTGGTTGTTACTCAATTTGAATTTAGAAACTCTCAAGCAACACTTCCTTGCTCACCACAAAAGCTGCCAACAACTTTAGCCTTGAATCAAGAGAAACACCACGTCCGTCTAAGGTATTGAAACTTTCACCCCTTGAAGGCCTTAAACTGAAGTATCTAGCCAAGTATAAGGAGCCCAAAACGCATGTTTCTCCATGCttacttttcagttttttgttgaAAGGCAAAAACCCAAGTGTCCAGCAGTCAGTTCTAATTCTTTGTTTATCAAACTCAAGATGGAATGCCATCTACAGATATGATCCACTATTCTAGTAATTCGAATACATTGAACttaaaaagcaaacaaaaagtTTGCTATGGAATCTGCCTAATTCGTATCCAATACTGAGACTAAACACTTAAAAAATACCTTCAAGAGAATTAATCAATCTGTCAACCCATGTAGGCTCTAGTTGAAAACATCACTGAGCCCAATGAATTTAAGTATTCTATCATCACAGATGTTGGAATAGAAATTAGGGTCAGCAGTTTCTGATCATGGTTATTTTCTTCCAAGCATCTCTGAATACAATGCTAGATTGCTAGGATGGCTTGGGATACATAGAGAAACAGATACATAGTGGGCTGTATAAAActggaaatgaaaattttattccATAAACACTTGCCAAAAAGCTGGCTTTATCATAAGGAAAAGCTGGTTACTAAAGCTTCAACTTCCAGATTGCAGGTTCCATAAACACTTGGCAGAAAGCCAGTTTTATCATACCAGAAAGCCGGTTATTAAAAATTCAATTTCCAGTTTGCAGGAAGTAATTTGGATCGACTGGCAGAAGTAATTTGATCAACTGGCAGCCTGGCAGGTCTACCAAATCTTGTCATCATAAACTGACTATGCAAAAGCAACAACCCATGAACTCCAAACACTCACAAAATGCTCAAACACATAAATTGTCTCCTCTGTTAATCCATTGATCTCTTCAGTGTCCTGCGGTTAGGGTAGGGTCTCACTCCTCAGGTGGTTGATGTCATGTTCACTCTCTGCTATGTACAGCCTTTAACTTCAGTTTTTCAATAAATCGCACTTAGCCAAGGGATCTATCAGAGACTTTATTTAATTAAATACTTGAACACATTTTATCTTCATTGACAAACAAAGATTCATTTGGCCGACCATAAGTTTGCAAAGTTTGATATCATGGAATTGAGCTTCAAAACGAACGGTCGTAGAACCAATGATCAGGACAGTGCAATCAGCATGAGAAAACCCAGTGAACATGTTCTTGATGAAGTCACGATAGCCAACAGCACCAATGACAGTGCAGTAATACTATGTGTATGTGGTTTCAGTCTTCCAGAGTGCAATATCGATTATAATACCACGTTCTTCTTCAGCCTCAAGCTTGTCAACCCTTTGAAGTAATCTATCAAGTATTCGGCATGTCTTGACCCCTTGGCCATAACCATATAACTCGATAGTTATTTCACAAGATTGTCATTTAAGCTCCTCACAATCCTGTTGAcaaatgtttaaactttaaaggtaGCCATCAAGTACTTGATCTTAACAAGGCGGTTAATTCTTATTGTGTCATAGACATCTTCAATCTGCTTGAGGATAGCTTTAACGTCCTTGATCATGAGGTTCAACCCCATGGTGACTACTATCAAGACCATTCTCACGagtcaaatttcaaaataagaccCCACTACAAAGTCACAAGCACTGCCCCTCTTTCCTGCAAAAAGTAGCATTTCCCTATTTGCATAAATAGAGTCTTTCTCTTTGTATGATTTAACTGCTCCTGGTGTACCCACTTTCATCAACCCAAACATTTGTTAAAACTTATTCCATCAATTAGCAGCATGCTTCCTTCTATATTCGAGGGCTTGCAATAATTATCCTCATGACCAGGAGTATATTAATGTACCCAGGTCCTCCAATTGTGGTGAATTTTCTGATAATTGAGATCGACCCACTACCTTCTGAGAAAGATTGACCAAACACTAGGTTCTAAGGAAAACATAACGACCTGAAGTCTGTATCAAGATTATGTTTGTAGCCattaaaagaaaactcaaaattcTTCCAACACCAAATCAGAGTGAATTACAAAAACAATCGCAAAATGAAGAGACTTTGATTCTCCCCTAAAATGTGATTTATCGCAATGTGGAATTAACATGTTACTGTAGTTTTGCTTTCTTTGTCCCAGAACATTTCCGTGAAAGCAGCTTCCCATGTACATATTCCACTTCCAGTTACTGACGCGCAATAAACCGTCTCATACATAGCCATTTTTGTGCGTATGATACAAAAATATATCGAATGCCACTATGCGCCAATTTCAGAAAACTATCCAAACATGTTATCGAAATGAACACCAACAACAAATATGTTTGGTCGAGCTTTCTTCCCGCATGGTCCAATCAGATTTCTTGCACATAAGCAGGCGGAGTTCACCATGGAATTCCGAAAGGAAATATACAGAACAATAAAGGAAGAAGGACTATCATATAAATCAAACCCGTAGCTCAAAAAGCCGACAACGAACAGCAACAACAACAGAAAGAACGACAAGAAAGACGCCGATCGTACCATCAAAGCCATCAATTCCTTCTGCAATCTGATGAACAGAaacgaaaaaaaagaagaggataCAGGGTAGCAATTAAAGCAACAGCAATGAGAACGAGACAATAAAACACAAGGAATTAAATCAATAATAAAAGAGAAGGACCTCTGGGAAACGGAGCTGCTATCGACGAGGTTCGGTGAGGGCTTAAGCTGCTTGGAGGACGCGGGAGCAGCCGTAACCGAATTGTCCGGAACATTTCTGACCTCCATGAAAGAGCCGACGGGAGGGATATCGGGCAACAAAGGACCTAACCCTAAATTCGATCCCTACCCTTCAGCTTACCCCAACGGAGCGACGCACAAGGCCGTAAAATGGCCGGAGCTCTCCGCAACCTCTCCGTCAGGAAATTCGCCGCCCCGGGATAGGCGGCAAACGGGTGCCGTATTCGCCGGAGATCCCAGTCTGAATTTtcaaaatcctggctccgcgaTCGCGGTTGAAGTAGGCTTTGGTTCCAAACGTCAGACTTAAGAAGTGACCTTCGTTTCCCTTTtgcttctcctccttcctccggCCCTCCCTGAACCGAGGCGTCCAGATTTTCACCgtttattttttcagtaaaTAAAATATGCGCAGACGCAACGGTTGGTGAGACAGGGAAGGAAGGGGAGGGACGCCAAGGGGATTCGATTCGAGGGTTGGTGCTTGACTCCGGTGGGTCAAGGGTGTCGATGGTTGGTGCTTTGACTCGGAGTGGGTCAAAGGGCGTCCTAACAACTGTTCTGCTTCTCACGCTCCAGCCAGTTTCGAACTGGCTCCAGTTGTGCTGGGACCCATGCCTAAAGTTGGTCGCATAACTGGCTCAGCATGGTGAAAGAGAGTCGGGTTGGCGCACTAACTCGGGCTAGTCGGCTCGTTTGGGTGACATGCACATACATTTATTATGAATTGTTTGGCAATAAAAATCGTATGTTACTTTGTATCTATCTCCAAAATTAACgcatatttataaaacacttttcaaaatgttttaaaaatctaccttaattttagaatatatatatgtatatagtaatTGTGATCAGGTGTTTAATAGTAAGAAGATTCTAAAGTACATTTTTAATAGTCCATTATACGCAACACCATACGTTTGTTGCAAAAAAAGCACGATATGATCATAGAtattgtttctgtgtttaaataataaatacaaTTAAAGTCAATTTCCTAGAACAACACCATAACATTTTTAGGTATATTCTACACAATATATCATGAGAGTTGTTTGAAAAAGGGAATGGCGGCACTTACTTATATGAATATGTCACTTAGTTGCATGAATATGTCTCGATTTACGAAATAGTTTGATACTGTTTTCACCATCAAATGTCTGCTGGGCCTACtttggcaatgaaaacaatGACAAATTACTTCATAAACTTGCTAGAAACATATTTATCAAACACTATGAAATCTACTCCAATATTTAATATGTTATCGAATGACCCTTTGAAAACACAAacttttaaaatcatatttaagaaTGTGATTTGGTTGATTATGTTACGTGCCTGTCTTATTAAACATATAAGACAAGTCATCGCGCACCAAACACTTGTTCGGACGTTGCACTTTTTGATTTCTTGCAGTCATCTGTTGAATTATTTATTGCCAGCAAGGTTTTTGTTTGAACTTGAAAAAGCacaaaatcaatatcatattaCATGGCTGCCTAATCTTAGCTTGCTTGTCGGTAAGAAAAACTTAAATTATTTACTTTATGTGCAGTTGGGCAGGAAAACTTTACATGgcttctttatttatttttttgggtttaatgtttacttagaggAGTTATACCTTTATGTGATGCCCCTAAGGTTCTGGCTTGCTTCAGAGACTCGGCGACATACAATTTTATCTCATATAATATCGAACTTTTTCTCACTCATGAATGTTATTGTCTCATTATACATGGTCAATACGCAACCTTTAATGCATTGATGGGTATGGTGCACCTAATTGAGTGAGCGGTAAGTTACTCATTCAAATCTCAGTATGTCCATTTATTCGAAAAGTCAATGCCTGCGAAGACTGGGAGTAGAGAATTTGCTTGAAGGTTTTACTTTTCATATTAAGTCGCAAAGATGGTTTTCtcaaaataattaaacaaaaaaaaaacttaatatttACCAACTAAGTAGCGAGTCAAACATATGTACGTAGAATCAACAAAGATTAAAGAGTTGGACTTAAGAGAGGGGCagagtgagagaaaaaaaatgccaataaacattagttatataattttaagtttttaagcaacacatatatgtaaattgaAATTGCCATGAagtttcagtaaaaaaaaataaacacttttttttatgcctgtgtgggcaattctCCACACCTGCCACCCCACTTGCTTAAACTTAAACAtctttaagttgaaaaaaaaaagtggaataTTCAATAATAACTCCAAACGTGTTTATTCACTTATTGTCATAAGCCGTTAGCGGTTGGCAATAAACCGTTAGCGGTCGGCTTATCAACGTTGTTAGCAATCGACTCACTGATCAAATTAATGTCAACGGTAGCTGCTCAAAAATACAATTAATAAACGAACCGATTAATGCAGCCACTAATGAAATCTCAGGGAAGAGAGTGGCAGTAGTACGgaacaaataattttatattgaacCGGTTTTCTTGGCAGGCATTGTATATGTTAATTATCACGTTAATAATATTTATACACTCTAGTGATTTTAGAATGATTCAATGTTAAACTTTTAGGAGTTTGTATAAGGTTTTGGGTAACTATAGCAATATGTTAATAAAAAGAGCTAAGACTATataatttctttatatatttcaaaataacaaACTACCATAAATACAAGTGGGTTTATAATGTAGATGTTTATAAATGTAAACAATCTCACGTTTTCTCCGTTTCTTGATATGCAAGATTGGTATGAAAAGATTACGAAATTTATTAAATGAATGAGATATAAAGTcctaaaatatttaattttaattgtcCATTTTCTATTATTCCTTTTTCATATAGATTTTTACCATGTACTAGATAGCTCTAAAGGCGTTTGCTTTTCCAACATTTAATGCTAATCTGACTGTAATCCAAATCAGACATGATGTTCCAAAAAGCATCATCGAATCAGATCCGCGATCTATCGGTCGGACCAAGATGGCATCTAAGATCCAATCTGTTCCATTGGCACCATTTGGAAGCAATATgatggatcttttttttttttttttttttttttttttttaatccagtACAACATCTTGGACCCGATACTACCAATAAATTTTCTTAATAAGATGAAGGTGCATTACCTTAAAGTTTGAGTTTGGATCCAGATTTCCAACCCGACCCGTTTAAATCTGGCGGTGCGTGAAGTTGAAGCTAATCTAAATCTTACTCAGCGCACGTGTGCAATCGGCAAACTCGTGTAGGTAATCTGCACCGTAGAGATTCGCGCAATCTGACGGTCGAGAATGAAACCCTAATGGAAGCGGGGTATTCATGGGGTTTTAATAGCGGGGAGGAGGGATCCTGGgacctccctctctccccctctctgcCCGCTTCTACCTCGGCAGTTCGTCTCTGCATTCGTCGCAGGGTCGGGTGATCTCTGCAGCCAAAGGGTATAGCTccttctctcttgctctctttttctctctctattatgTTGTTGTTTCTGAAGACGTGGATCTCATATCTGTATTGATTCATCGTGTCTTTTCCTCTGACCTTGTTTCCGCCATCTTAATTCCTGAAATATATTGTTCCCTGAAGCGTTTTGTGAAGGATGTCGCTGGTTTGTTTTTATTAGACAGCTTGACATGGCGCTTGTGATCTTCTAGATTATCGGATCTAGTATCGCCTTTTGTTTGCGGTGTTTTTGGTGGTTGATTTTTGTTACTTCGACCTGCCAACGTGTTGTAGGGTTTGATTCCTAGGGATGGCTTCTTTGGCTTGTTTTTTTGTACGGACATCGAGCATCTTGTTAGTATGCATAtggtttttggtgttttttccaATTTGAGCTGCCGGACAGAAGCCTGGATGAAGAAAAGCTTCATCAGTTGTTGTTAGTTTTTTCCGTTCATGGCTGGGATTGAGTTTTGGGAGTTGGGACCTCAATGGGAAGGTCCCCTTGACTCAAGGCATTTAGTGCTTGGCTACATGCAGTTGTTTTTATTAGTGTCTCATCTGTTCATATGTTTATGTCAATGTCAACAATTTGCGTGTCAAAGTATTTTTTGCCCTTTTGATAATCTATCTGCAAGTTTATGTTCCATTCTTCTTGTGTGCATACTTTATAGTTGCTTCATTAGTCTCGTCTGTAGGAACTTCACAGTCTCTGCATCGTTTTAGATGTTGGTTCCTTCAATTCACatgatatatttgaattttaaaatctggTTGTTTCTAAACCCCTATTTTCTGGTAACCTTTGTTTCAATGGGAAAATTATGAGATATTCATACTTTTGCAAAACGCCGGTTCCGCACGCCTTCTTGAGGAAAGATGCAGAGACCCATCGATCTTTAACTATTGTTATGATTTTTTAGAATTACTTTGTGATTATTTGTTAAGTAAAATAATTGTACGAATCTGAATTCTTCCCCATTCAGAAGGCAACGAAATGTGAATATGAACGCTTtaccttttttaattttaataaggAATAAGTGGAAGGAATTCTATGTCTAACGTATGAAAGTTGAGGGACCAGGTGTGACACAGGCTTCTCAATTGTATGATTTTTTGGTAGATCCATAACTTTTTTCTGATAGATGTGTGCTGGTGTgctcctttttctgttttgtagTAACAAAGTGCACTTTCATTCTTTCCTTTCTCCATCTGAAATTTTGGGTATTAGTTTTATTGAATGCGTTTTTAAATTGCgaatcaagtttttgagaagCCGCTTGATTATAAATccatgtttgattcttgcaaGAAGCTGAATTTGCTCTTTCTATTTCCTCTTTCCGATCTTAGGTACTGCTTGTTGTTCATATGACCTGACACTGGAACAGTTTTGTGCATTTGTTTGTTActtttttggaatatatatttgacaatgtGAAACGGGAATTTAAGAGACCCTTGGGGGCAACTGTGCAAGGAATCGTTTTATTTGCCAAAGTTACATGAATAGGCTATTTAGtaattcttcaatttttcatggtGCTGTGGTAGCAGGACTAGTTGATATTGCAATTTATCTCCATGCCGGATGGTTTGCTGCTAATTTGGATTGGCAGAGAATCTGTGGCTCTTCTTTGATCTGTGTTAACGGGCTTTGTCATTGATGGGAACAAAACGTTGCCTTGTGTTTTATGTGTAGTTAATCTTTTACACATGCAATTAACATGCTATCGCGACTTACACAGGTCCTACATCAGTAAATCATGGGTAAGGAGAAGGTTCACATTAACATCGTGGTCATTGGCCATGTCGACTCTGGCAAGTCCACGACCACTGGCCATCTTATCTACAAGCTTGGAGGTATTGACAAGCGTGTCATTGAGCGATTTGAGAAGGAAGCTGCTGAAATGAACAAGAGGTCATTCAAGTACGCTTGGGTGCTTGACAAGCTCAAGGCTGAACGTGAACGTGGTATTACAATCGATATTGCACTCTGGAAGTTTGAGACCACAAAGTATTACTGCACTGTCATTGATGCTCCTGGCCATCGTGACTTCATCAAGAACATGATCACTGGAACTTCTCAGGCTGATTGTGCTGTCCTGATCATTGATTCCACAACTGGTGGTTTCGAGGCTGGTATCTCTAAGGATGGGCAGACCCGTGAACATGCCCTGCTTGCGTTCACCCTTGGTGTTAAGCAGATGATTTGCTGTTGTAACAAGGTAGATGAGtctttttttgttacttttagaTTTTAAATAATCAGTGATTCTTTAATATTAGTTCCTTGATGATTTTACCTTTCATGTACAGATGGACGCCACAACCCCCAAGTACTCAAAGGCTAGATACGATGAAATTGTTAAGGAGGTGTCCTCTTACCTAAAGAAGGTTGGGTACAACCCTGACAAGATCCCATTTGTCCCCATTTCTGGCTTTGAGGGTGACAATATGATCGAGCGATCCACCAACCTGGACTGGTACAAGGGTCCAACCCTCCTCGAGGCCCTTGATCTTATCAACGAGCCCAAGAGACCATCGGACAAGCCCCTCCGTCTTCCCCTCCAGGACGTGTACAAGATTGGTGGAATCGGTACAGTCCCTGTCGGCCGTGTTGAGACTGGAGTTCTCAAGCCAGGCATGGTTGTCACTTTTGGCCCTACTGGTCTTACTACTGAAGTCAAGTCCGTTGAGATGCACCATGAGGCTCTTCAGGAGGCTCTCCCCGGTGACAACGTCGGGTTCAACGTGAAGAATGTTGCTGTCAAGGATCTCAAGCGTGGGTTTGTTGCTTCCAACTCAAAGGACGATCCTGCCAAGGAAGCTGCCAACTTCACTTCTCAAGTCATTATCATGAACCACCCTGGGCAGATTGGAAACGGTTACGCCCCCGTGCTCGATTGTCACACCTCTCACATTGCTGTCAAGTTTGCCGAGATCCTGACCAAGATCGACAGGCGTTCCGGCAAAGAGCTCGAGAAGGAGCCCAAGTTCTTGAAGAACGGAGATGCGGGGTTTGTGAAGATGATTCCGACCAAGCCCATGGTTGTGGAGACCTTCTCCGAATATCCACCATTGGGGCGTTTTGCCGTGCGTGACATGAGGCAGACTGTGGCTGTTGGTGTGATCAAGAGTGTAGAGAAGAAGGATCCTAGTGGTGCAAAGGTCACCAAGTCAGCTGCCAAGAAGAAATGAGTATCTCAGAGGGTAGAAGATGGCTGTTCTTGTTATCCTGCTGTTTTTTGTCGTTTGATAGTGTCGGGTGAGTGTGTAGGCGGTGATGTTTTCGGCAGCTCTGTGTTGATTAAGTTATTGTTCCTTTTCGGACGCAGCAGAATTGGGTGCTTGATAGGCGGTGGCGTTTGTCTTTCCTGTTCCGTTTTATTCATGTTATACTCCGCTCGTCGTTGGAGAACCTTGCTTTACTTTTACAGTTTTGCAATTTAAGTTGTTAGTTGAGTTGCTAGCTTCTTCTCGAGTCTCCATTATTGTAAGAGACTTATCCTGTGATAGTTAAACAGTTTTTGAAATGTGTCGAGATCATATTTGCTTGCTATATGTTGGTTGTTTCTCCCTCAAAGTGCATTTCTCAGATAGCCTTTATATTGCGCGGAATTGGGTGCAATTGCCATGTTGAATTCTCATTGGTACATCTCCTTTGGATTCGGAAGCTTTCAGGAAAAGAGGAACTGGAGATCCACTAGTCCACAAGGACGTTTGCATTTGAAGGTTGAAGCCAAACCTCCGCAGGTCGGACCTCAATCCGGAGGCATTTTCCGATCAATCAGGATTTGGTGGGCAGCTTGACCCATCTATGATGGGACTCATCTTGCTGGATACGACTGGTCGGGAAGGTCATCGTGACGGCGAGGCGGTTTGCTTGTGCAGCCAACAGCCAACTTGGTCCTCGTCCCTTGAGAGATGCATCTCCACCTCAAATCTTTTCCACATTTGGATCCCCATGTCTGGTCTTTGAccataacattttttttttcaaagcaaaTCTTATTGTACTTTACACGTCTGATCATATGGCTATTCTATCTTTTGCTGGTGATTTATCAAAActgcttttgttatttttaatggAAATTTCACTTTTCATGGaaaattgataaataaaatcGTAAAGTGAAAATTCTgttaatataagaaaaaaacaacttttttcaACACTATTTTCCACATTAAATCTCTTTTCACTATTTTAATTAACTGTCCTTTTCTCCAATTAACAAGTACTTCCAGCTTTTATCGGTATGCAAAATGCGGTCTAGAAAAACTAAGTTACCATCATTTTATATTTTCGATTAGATTTAGCATTATTAAATAGAATCTGGTAAGCCATTTGGAGTGAATTGTGTTCCTTTAGAGGTCGTTTAAGAGCAAAGACAGTCTTATTAATTTgcttaaaaaatttaagcatATTCATTGGacactagaactattgtttcaAGAACTAACTTTTAAGACCAATGTTCCTTCAATTTGCCTTCATATTTGacaaatatatgaaacaaataCATACTGTTGAcagtacatgaaaaaaaaaaaaacataaaacggGCCCATGGATAGTTTGTCAAAACAATAAGAGACTCGTACTTGAAATCTACAAACGCATGAGTCTAACTTTCATTTTTAGTTGCCAAAAACTGGTCTTCTGAATGGCAATATTCTTGTTTCATATGCCCTAAGCTCTTCTACCTGCCGTTAGCATACGGTCTCTAAACAAGAAAAACTATTggatatgaaaaggaaaattatgtTTTCACTCAACAATTATTATTCAGCAGGTTCATTTTGTTGGAAGAAAGAGTATTTAATCCTACCCACTCAACTTCTCATCCAAAGTATAAGGCATACTTTCAATGCTTAGAAGTGCTATCTTTGCCTTGCTTCCACTTAAACGTATACTTCGGAACATTTTGCTACGAAACTTGTATATGTACATAATCGATGCTAATTTAACGAGAGTAAGTTATTTTGGTAGTTCTTTTGTGATAATTTCTAATATGGGACCCATATTTTCATTTAATGGGATTGTAGAGGGatataataaactaaaaattaaattgGATACCAATAGCTTAATAATGTGGACCCGATATACGAAATGCAATTCTCTGACCAGATTTGGAGAACCGACCCGGTCAATCAGATCCTGGTCCGGTCGGCTTTTGCCCCAACCATCATTTGCATAACTGACTCGGATCGGATATGTGATCTGAAAAATGCTCAAAGACCATACCCGACCCGCTTCCCAGCCTTTTAGGGTTTTGATATCGTTTCTTTTATACGCGGATCGATCGCCTGCGAGTAGTCGGAGCGGAAGTGAGCCTCCTCTCTTTTCCGGAGATCTTCGCCGTAGGCGTCCCTGCACAAGTGATCGAGCTCCTCCCAATCTCCCTCTGAGGCTGCTTGACAATGGCTGACACGAAGGCGGTAACTATCCGTACGAGAAAGTTCATGACGAACAGGCTTCTCGCCCGGAAGCAATTCGTAAGCTCCTcccccttcttttcttgttcttcttccgGTTTCGTTTCTTTATATCGTGGTCTCCTTGTTTTTTTGTAACCCCTCCTTTTAGGTGATCGACGTCCTGCATCCCGGCAGAGCCAATGTTTCCAAGGTATGTCACGTTTTATTTTTGACGGGTGAATTTGAGTTTCAATGGCTTTTCCTCGTGGTGACTGTGCGTATTAAAGTATTCgtgctttccttcttttttgaaGGTCGAATTGAAGGAGAAATTGGG
This window of the Nymphaea colorata isolate Beijing-Zhang1983 chromosome 2, ASM883128v2, whole genome shotgun sequence genome carries:
- the LOC116247812 gene encoding uncharacterized protein LOC116247812 isoform X1; amino-acid sequence: MEVRNVPDNSVTAAPASSKQLKPSPNLVDSSSVSQRLQKELMALMMSGDPGISAFPDGENIFSWIGTINGSKGTAYDGLSYKLSLRFPMDYPFKPPQVKFETMCFHPNVDQYGNICLDILQDKWSSAYDCRTVLLSIQSLLGEPNNESPLNSYAATLWNNQEDYRKVVLKQYTDGGGVTES
- the LOC116247812 gene encoding uncharacterized protein LOC116247812 isoform X2, producing the protein MSGDPGISAFPDGENIFSWIGTINGSKGTAYDGLSYKLSLRFPMDYPFKPPQVKFETMCFHPNVDQYGNICLDILQDKWSSAYDCRTVLLSIQSLLGEPNNESPLNSYAATLWNNQEDYRKVVLKQYTDGGGVTES
- the LOC116247311 gene encoding elongation factor 1-alpha, translating into MGKEKVHINIVVIGHVDSGKSTTTGHLIYKLGGIDKRVIERFEKEAAEMNKRSFKYAWVLDKLKAERERGITIDIALWKFETTKYYCTVIDAPGHRDFIKNMITGTSQADCAVLIIDSTTGGFEAGISKDGQTREHALLAFTLGVKQMICCCNKMDATTPKYSKARYDEIVKEVSSYLKKVGYNPDKIPFVPISGFEGDNMIERSTNLDWYKGPTLLEALDLINEPKRPSDKPLRLPLQDVYKIGGIGTVPVGRVETGVLKPGMVVTFGPTGLTTEVKSVEMHHEALQEALPGDNVGFNVKNVAVKDLKRGFVASNSKDDPAKEAANFTSQVIIMNHPGQIGNGYAPVLDCHTSHIAVKFAEILTKIDRRSGKELEKEPKFLKNGDAGFVKMIPTKPMVVETFSEYPPLGRFAVRDMRQTVAVGVIKSVEKKDPSGAKVTKSAAKKK